Proteins encoded in a region of the Ranitomeya imitator isolate aRanImi1 chromosome 9, aRanImi1.pri, whole genome shotgun sequence genome:
- the LOC138649249 gene encoding transmembrane protein 272-like → MSTVMIVMGAVYKDDCPLQPFIPIYLMVSGVTFLVAVLLYFLAWMWDIYSRVLGGVILTFSFAWLITGSVWVFGVISEYNDSAQCNDTIYYYAVAMVIVQYTLIAGVLALIFCFGFSLRSYVYERID, encoded by the exons ATGAGCACAGTGATGATTGTAATGG GAGCCGTATATAAAGATGATTGCCCGCTCCAGCCGTTCATACCTATCTATCTGATGGTTTCTGGAGTCACGTTCTTGGTGGCTGTTTTATTATATTTTCTGGCATGGATGTGGGACATATACAGCAGAGTTCTAGGAGGTGTCATTTTAACTTTTAGCTTTGCTTGGCTTATAACAG gAAGTGTTTGGGTCTTTGGTGTAATCAGTGAATATAACGATTCGGCCCAATGTAACGATACTATTTACTACTATGCAGTTGCAATGGTGATAGTACAGTATACGCTTATTGCCGGGGTTTTGGCGCTTATCTTTTGCTTTGGGTTTTCACTAAGATCATATGTGTATGAGAG GATTGATTGA